GAGAATGGCCTGACCCGGTCTTCCACCGTATACCTTTATCCTGCAACATAAGAATTTGCAAGAACGCAGGATAAAAGCCTGTATTACAGCAGCCTAGATAATCCCCACAGCCTTACCGGCGCGTCCAAACATGCCGAGGATGGTGCTGACCTCTTCCTCCGAATGCTCGGCGCAGAGCGAGCAGCGCAGCAGGGTCATGTTGGCTGGCGTGGCTGGCGGGCGGGCGAGGTTCACGTAGAGCCCTTCATGCAGCAGCGCGCTCCACATGGCAGCGCCCTGTTCCAGATCCGGCATGATGACGGCGACGATCGCGCTTTGCGCTTCATCCGTGCCGAGCTTGAAGCCCAAATCGGTCAGGCCCTTGTGCAATCGCTTGGAATTATCCCAGAGATGGTCGCGCTTGTCCTTCGCGTGCATCAGCTTGCGGATGCTGGTCGCGGCGGTCGCCACCACGGAAGGCGGCAGGCTGGCTGTGAACACGTAAGGGCGGCAGGCGAGGCGCATGATCTCGAACTTTGGGTGGTTGGACACGCAGAAGCCGCCGACCGTGCCCACACTCTTGGAGAAAGTGCCGATGATGAGATCGACATCGTCGATTACCCCCGCATCTTCCACCACGCCGCGCCCGTTCTCGCCGATAAAGCCCATCGAATGCGCCTCATCCACCAGCACCATGGCGCCTGCATCCTTGGCGACCTGCACCATTTCTTTCAGCGGGGCGACATCGCCGAGCATGGAATAAACGCCTTCCAGCACGACAAGCTTGCCGGCATCGTCGGGAATGCGCTTCAGCCGTTTTTCCATGGCGGACACATCGTTGTGCTTGAACGGCACGATCTCGGCATTGCCCATCGCGCAGCCATCCCAGATGCTGGCATGGCTATCGATGTCGAGCACCACATAATCGCCTTTCCCAGCGATGGTGGAGATGATGCCAAGATTGGCCTGGTAACCGGTCGAGAACACCATGGCGTGGTCCATGGCGTAGAATTCGCGCAGCGCGTCCTCGCATTCCTTGTGGCCCTGATACGTGCCGTTCAGCACGCGGCTGCCGGTGGTGCCGGTGCCGAAATCGTCGAGCGCTTGCTTGCCCGCCGCAACCACATCGGGGTCGAAGGTCATCCCCATGTAATTGTAGGTGCCCAGCAGGATCGTATCGCGTCCGTTGCAAATCGCGCGGGTGGGGGAGAGCACCTTCTCCATCACCAGCGAGAACGGATCGTCCACGCCGCTGTCGAGCAAGCCTTGGCGCAGCGCGATCATGTCGTCGAACTTGCTGAATAGGTCTGGCGCATCGCCGGTACGGGTAACCGGCTGGTCGGACTGCATGATGCCTTCGCTCATCGCGCGCTTACTCGCTCGCCTGCTTGTGCACGGCATCGACCAGCTGGCCGTATTTCTCGATTTCGGCCTGCTGATTCATCGAGATGATGATGTCGAAGGCATCCTCGATCTCGGCGACGAAATCCATCACGGTCAGGCTGTCGAACTCCAGGTCACCAGCAAAAGTGGTGTCTTCGGTAATCGTGACACCCTTCTTGTTGAACGGCTCGATGATAGAGCGGATGCGAGTATCGACTTCTGTGCGGTCCATCGGGTGTGCCATCCTGTGGTCAAATAAATGCTGCGCGCCCTATGGCACGCCGGATGGCAACGGCAAAGCTTTGCGAAGCGGCCTTGTCAAGCTGGCCTGAGGGGAAGGCGTGTCAGGCCGCCTCGTCGGCCTGCTCTGCCATCAGGCCTTTTACCGCGGCCATGAAGGGGCCGATGCTGACAGGTTTGGAGAGATAGCCTTCCGCTCCCGAATCGCGAATGCGCTCTTCATCGCCCTTGCCCGCATAGGCGGTCACGGCGAGCACTGGCACTTCGCGCAGGTCCACATCATCTTTCAGCGTCGCAATGAGATCCAGGCCGGAAACATCCTGCAACTGGATATCCATCACTACGAGATTCGGCGTGAATGCCCGCGCCCGCTCGATGGCCTTGTGTCCGTCGGCACACGGCTCCACGGAAAAGCCGCCTGCCTGCAATACGTCGCAGAAAAGTTTGCGGTTGAGATCGTTGTCCTCGACAACGAGGATACGCTTCGTCATTTAGCCCCCGATCGCCTCCGCCTCTATGTGCGGTGGCTTATCCAATATCCCTATTCAGGATGTGTGACAATTCTACGTGATGGTAAAGATTCGGTAAAGGATGCCTCGGCGCTGGCATTGGCGGCGCTCGGCTGGGTGCTGTCGGACGACGGCAGGGCGCAGCGTTTCCTCGACCTGACGGGCCTGACGCCGGATGGCCTGCGGGACGCCATTGGCGAGCCGTCCACCCACCGCGCGGTGTTCGAATTTCTCGAAGCGCATGAACCGGACCTGCTGGGCGCAGCCGACGCGCTGGACATGCCGCCGGAAGAACTGGTTGCCGCCGGGCGGGAGCTGCGGCGATGAGCAAGCCCCTTGTCATTACCGATTGCGACGAGGTGCTGTTGCACATGGTCCGCCATTTTCGCGACTGGCTGGATGCCGAGCACGATGTCGAGTTCGCGCTGGAAGGCGATCCTTTCGTCCAGTCGATGAAGCGGCGGGGCAGCGATGACGACATTCGCGAGGAAGAAGTCTGGGAGTTGCTCGGTGGTTTCTTCGACACACAGATGGTGACGCAGCAGCCGATCGCCGGAGCCGTCGCAGCCATTGCCGAATTGCAGCGCGAGGCGGATGTGGTGGTCCTCACCAATCTGACCGATGAGCGCAATGCGGCGCGCAAGCGCCAGTTGGAGGCTGTCGGAATCACTGCGCCGGTATTCACCAATCAGGGGCCAAAGGGGAAGCTGCTGCGCCGCATCGTCGCCGATCACGGGGCGCGTCGATCCGTTTTCATCGACGACATCGCAGGCCATCACAAATCCGCGCTGAAAGAAGCGCCGCATGTCCATCGCTTGCATTTCTGCGGCGAGCCGAGCGTCGCCCCGCACATCCCCTGCGCGCTGGAGGCTGGCCATGCCCATGCGCGCATCGACACATGGGATGCGGCGCTGCCATGGATTCTCGAAACGCTGCATGGAGAACGCCTGTGAGTTACGAAGCGCGCCTGAAAGACCTTGGAATCGTCCTGCCCGAAAGCTCCGCGCCGCTGGCGAGCTATGTGCCTGTCATGGTGCATGGCGACATGGCATTCGTGTCCGGCCAACTGCCTTTCGTCGATGGCGAAGTCGTCACTGGAACGCTGGGCAAGGATGTGGCGCTGGAAGACGCCATTGCAGCCGCACGCGCATGCGGGCTGATGATTCTTTCGCAGCTGCGCAACGAAATTGGCTCGCTCGACCGGGTAAAGCAGGTGGTGAAACTGGGCGGCTTCGTCGCCTCCACCCCCGATTTTACCGATCAGCACAAGGTCGTGAACGGCGCGTCGGACCTGATGGCCGAAATATTCGGCGATGCTGGCCGCCATGCCCGTGCCGCCGTGGGCGTGCCGTGCCTGCCGGTCGGTGCCGCCGTTGAAGTCGATGCGGTGATCGCCCTTGGCTGATAGCGGCCTTGCGCAGGCGCTGGCGGGTTGGGCCTATGCCCATCGCGGCCTGCATGACGATGCGCGGCCCGAAAACTCGCTCGCCGCTTTCAGCGCCGCCATGGAACGGGGGCTGGGCATCGAATGCGACATTCGCAAGAGCAGCGACGGGCGCGCCATGGTGTTTCATGATGCAGGCCTCGCGCGCCTGACGGGCCGCAGCGGCTCGATGGGGGCACGCCCTGTCGGCGACCTCACGGCCATGACGCTGCTGGGGAGCAAAGAGACGATCCCCACGCTGCGCGATGTGCTCAACCTTGTCGGCGGGCAGGTGCCGCTGCTGCTGGAAGTGAAGATGGACGATGGCCGTCCGGTCGATCCGCTGTGCCGCGCCATCCGCCGCGATCTCGATGGTTATGGCGGCGCTGTCGGCGTGATGAGCTTCGACAAGCGCGTGCCTGCATGGTTCGCCGCGCGCGAGCCCGACTTGCCGCGCGGCCTCGTCATCACCGACCAAGGGTCGCGGACGCTGGCGGCCAAGTTCCGCCGCCGCGCTGCGCTGCGCCGGGCCGACCCGCATTTCCTCGCCCTCGATGTGCGCGACCTGCCCAATCGCTTCGCCCGCAAACAGGCCGCCGAGGGCCGGATGCTGTTCAGCTGGACGGTAAACAGCGCCGAGCATTTTCACACGGTCACCGAAGCGGGCGCCTGGCCAATCATGGAAGGCGCAGGGGTGGCGGCATGGGATGCCGCTTCCTAGATGGGCTGAATGGCCGATGGCGCTCTCACCGCAAGACTGGCAGCTTCCGTAGGCAGCGTTGATGCGGCTCGCTGGGATGCGCTGGCAGGCGGCGACAACCCGTTTGTTAGCCATGCGTTTCTCTCGCTACTGGAAGAATCCGGCAGTGTCGGGCCGGGCACCGGGTGGCAGTCGGCGCCGCTTTTACTGGAAGGCGATAGCGGCAATCTGCTGGGCGCGCTTCCCGCGTACCTGAAGGGCCACAGCCAGGGCGAATATGTGTTCGATCATGCCTGGGCCGATGCGTGGGAGCGGGCGGGCGGCGACTATTATCCCAAGCTGCAGATCAGCGTGCCGTTCACGCCTGCGACGGGCCCTCGCCTGTTGCTCGCCGATCCGGCCTACGCCCTTGCCATGCTGGCCGCGGCGGAGCAGTTGGTGGCGCAGAACGGATTTTCCAGCGCGCATGCGACATTCGTGGCGCCGGAGCAGGTGGAGCTGTTCGAAGCGGCCGGCTGGCTGCGGCGCGAGGACGTGCAGTTCCACTGGATCAATCGCGGCTATGCGAGCTTCGAAGATTTCCTTGCCGCACTCACATCGCGAAAGCGCAAGGATCTGCGAAAGGAACGCGCAGCGGCTTGCGAGGGGCTGCGGTTCGAGGCGCTGTCGGGTAACGATATCCGCCCTGAGCATTGGGACGCTTTCTGGCTGTTCTACCAGGATACCGGCGCGCGCAAATGGGGCACGCCTTACCTCACGCGCGAGGCGTTCGACCTGATGGGAGAGAGGATGGGCGAGAGGCTGTTACTTCTGCTCGCTTACGAGGATGACCGGCCGATCGCCGGAGCGCTCAACTTCATCGGCGGCGACACGCTGTATGGCCGGTATTGGGGATGCACGCTGGAACGGCGCTTCCTGCATTTCGAGCTATGCTACTACCGCGCCATCGATGCAGCGATCGAGCGGGGCCTATCGCGGGTCGAGGCAGGAGCGCAAGGCGGCCACAAACTGGCACGCGGCTACGAGCCCCAGGCCACCGTCTCGATGCACTTCATCGCCGATCCAGGCTTTCGCGAAGCCGTGGAAGACTTCCTCTCCCGCGAGCGGATGGGAATGCGGATGGAGCGGATGCATCTGTCGTCTCACACGCCGTTTCGCAAGATCTGATCAAGCAGCCCGGCGGCCGCTATTGGCCTGACGCAGCCATTCGCGGGCGCGGCGCTGGGCGTCGGCGATTTCCATCGCTGTCATCTCGTCGGAGATATCCGCGCGGCACCAGCTGGCCGCCTCGTGGCCCTGGCTGGCGGCCAGGTTGAACCATTTATGCGCCTCGATCAGGTCGCAATTCACCCCGTGGCTGCCGGTCGAATAGGCCACACCCAAATCGTAATAGGCATTGGTATCGCCATCGGCTGCGGCGGCGAGGCAATTGGCCACCAGCATGTCGGCACGGGCCATGTCGGCCGCTTCGAGTTTGGCGAATGTTTCGATCTTGGCCAGTTCCATGATCGCAATCTCCCTGTTTCCTTCCGGTCCCCTGTCGTCCGGATGGCCCAAGGTTTTGACGAACGTGGTCAAGAAATGGTTAACGGCGCGGCAATTTTGTCATGGCTAACGCTTTCCTCGGCTAATCCGGGATTGCTGCTTGTGCCCTGTCAGGCGGCGTCTTATAGGCGCGCCGACCACGGCTTTGGTTGCCGGCGCAGCAGATCCTGCCAACGGGACGATCGCCGGGAAACCGCAGGGAGAGCCACGACCCGTTCCGGGCTTTGGAGTGACTGAATGGCAACCGCCGCCCATGACGACATCGATATTCTCGCCAAGGCGAAACGGGCATTGCCTGCGGATTATTCTCCTAGCGACGATGAAGAGTACATGTCCGACAAGCAGCTGAATTATTTCAGGGTTTTGCTGCTGGAATGGAAGCGCAGCATTGTCGAAGCGGCGGAGAACACGCTGCAAAACCTGCAGGACGGCCCCATCCGCGAGCCCGATCTGAACGACCGCGCCTCCAGCGAAACCGATTGGGGCATCGAACTGCGCACGCGCGATCGCCAGCGCAAGCTGGTTTCCAAGATCGACGCTGCACTGCGCCGAATCGATGGCGGCGAATACGGCTGGTGCGATGTCACCGGCGATCCCATCGGAATCAATCGCCTGATCGCGCGGCCTATCGCCACGATGACTGTCGAAGCGCAGCAGGCCCATGAGCGCCGCGAGAAGATTTCGCGCGACGATTGACCCGTTTCGGGACAGCGCCAAGCAGCCTGCCGGCCCTTAACGAATGGTTAGGCAGTTCCTCCCACCGACGCCGTATATCTAACACGCGGTAGTTGCGGCCATTTTTGCTGCGCTCCGCAAAGCCGGACAGGAAGCGAAAGCCAGCGATGAACAATGTCGATACCCGCCAGGTCGATCGTGACAGCTTGTTCCTGCTCGCCCAGTTGCTGGTTGACGGGCAGGACCAGGTGCACCGCGTGAAAGTGCGCAACCTCTCTGCGGGCGGCATGATGGCGGAAGGCGACTTCACGGCCATTCGCGGCGCGCTGGTGGAAGTGGAACTGCGCAATCTCGGCACGGTCGAAGGCACCATCGCTTGGAAGCAGGACAACCGCGTGGGAATAGCGTTCGTGGACGAGATCGACCCGAAGCTGGCGCGCGGATCGGTATCCGGCTCCACCATCGCGAAGACAGAACCGCAGGGCAATCTGCGCAAGGTCTGATCCTGGTCCCGAAACGCGTTGCAGCCGCTTGAAGCAGCCTGCATCGCGGCCTATCGCTGGCAGCCCATGCTGCGCCGTTTCGTTCTCCTTCCCCTGACGCTTCTTGCCGCGACGTCCGCTTGCGGCAGTGCTGACGACGGTGCGGTGGATGTCGCGCTGATCGGGAGCGAGGATGCTATCCTCACCTCCAGCCTGCGCCTGTCCGGCCCCGCGCAGCACATCCGCGCCGCGACGCAATCCGGCCTTGTCTCGCTCAACGCGCAGGGCGAGGTCGTGCCCGCACTGGCAGAGGCCTGGATCGTGGTGGATGAAGGGCAGACGTTCATTTTCCGCCTGCGTCAGGGATCGACATGGCCCGACGGCACCGAAATGACGGCGGCCAGCGTGGAGCAGGCGCTGGAGGAATCTATTGACGGACTGGATGGCACGTCGCTGGCGCAAGACCTCGCGCTGGTGGAAGAGGTGCGCGCCATGGCGGGGCGGGTGATCGAAATCCGCCTGTCCGCGCCCGTGCCCTACCTCGTGCAATTGCTCGCCCAGCCCGAATTGGCGCTACGCCAGCCGGGCGGCGAAACCGGACCGATGACGCTGGCGCGCGGAGAGGAGGGCATCGCGCTCGATTTCAAGCCGCCGCTGGAACGCGGCCTCCCGGAGGATGAGGACTGGCGCGAAGATGTGCGCGAGCTGCGCGTGCATTTCGGCTCGCCTGCCGAGGCCATCGCCATGTTCGATGCGGGCGAGGCCGAAGTGGTGCTCGGCGGCACGCTCGGCTCGATCATGCAGGTCGATCCCGGTCCGCTGTCGGCGGGCACACTGCGGGTGGAAACGCCCTATGGGCTGTTCGGCCTGCACATCCTCGCGCAGTACGGGCTGCTGTCGAATAGCGGCGTGCGCGAAGGGATCGCCATGGCCATCGACCGCGAGGCGCTGCTGGCCGATTTCAATGTCGGCGGCTGGACAGTCACCACGCGTCCCGTCTCGCCCGACCTGCCTTCCGACCCCGGCCTCGTGAACGAACGGTGGCAGGACGAGGAGATTGCAGATCTACGTGCCGAAGCTGCCGCGCGCATCGCCGAGTGGCGGCGGCAGTTCGATGAGGGAGACCTCTCGCGCCCGGCCACCATCACGGTCGCCATGCCCGCAGGCTCCGGCTGGGAAGCGTTGTTCAACGATCTTGCCGCGCAGCTGATCGGCATCGACATCCTGCTGCTGCGCGTCGAGGATGCGCGCTCAGCGGACATGGTGATGATAGACCGCGTGGCGCGCTATGCCTCGCCGCTGTGGTTCCTCAACCAGTTCCATTGCGGCCTTGGCCGCGGCCTGTGCGCAGAGGAAGTGGACGCCATGGTGGAACAGGCCATCGCCCAGCGCGACCCGGCACAGCGCGCCCGCATGCTGGCCCAGGCCGAAGCGGCGCTGACGCTGGAGAACGTGTATATCCCCATCGCCTCGCCGCTGCGCTGGTCACTGGTGCGCGGCAGTGTCGAGGGGTTCACCGCCAATGCCTACGCCTTCCATCCCTTGCCGGACCTAGCCCTGATCCCCAGATAAGGCGCATGAGGGAGGTTTCTTCACCATGAATGACGACCCGCTGAGCCCTGTGGGCCAGCCGCGCGCTGGCGATACCGGCGCCACCCGTCCCCAAGCTGCGCGGCCCCAGGCAACCAGGCCGATCCCGATGACGGCGGACATGCCGCTGGGCAACGACCCGCTCTCCATCCGCCGCCGGATCGAGATGATGGAAAAGGTGTTGGAGCGCAGCTTTGTGATCCCCGGTATCAACCGCCCGGTGGGGCTGGACGGCATTATCGGACTTGTTCCGGTAGTGGGCGATGTCATCTCCATGGCCATGGGCGCCTATATCGTGTGGGAAGCGCGCAATCTGGGGCTCCCCAAATGGAAGCTGCTGCGCATGGCGGGCAATGTCGCTTTCGACAGCGCGGTGGGTGCGGTGCCCGTCGCCGGCGACCTGTTCGACTTCATGTTCCGCTCCAACACGCGCAATCTGCGGATTATCAAGAAGCATCTCGACAAACATCACCCGGCCGACCGGATCATCGAGCAGTAGTTTTCTTTACCGCGCGCTTGCCCTAGGCACCGCCCATGGCGAGCGACGTTACCTATTCCTCCTATCTCGATCTCGAACGCATCCTCTCGGCGCAGCATCCGGCGTCGCAGGCGCATGACGAATTCCTATTCATCATCGTCCACCAGGCGAGCGAATTGTGGCTGAAACTGTGCCTGCACGAGCTGGAGGCCGCGCGCGAACTGGTGATTGCGGATAATCTCGGCCCGGCCTTCAAAATGCTGAGCCGCGTGGCGCAGGCCCAGCGTCAGCTGATTTCCAGCTGGGATGTGCTAGCCACCATGACGCCGCACGAATACTCGCTCATCCGCCCGCATCTGGGCGGCTCCAGCGGGTTCCAGTCGGCGCAATACCGGCTGATGGAGTTTATCCTCGGCGGCCGAAATCCGGATATGGTGACCATGCATGAGGCAACGCCGGAGGTCGCTGCAAAGCTGAAGGCCGAGCTCGACCGGCCCAGCCTTTATGGAGAGACCCTGCGCCTGCTTCGTCGCCGCGGTTTCGACATTCCCGTCAAACTCGTCGAAAGCGAATTGCGCGCGCCGCACGAGCCGATCGACGCTGTGACTGCGGCTTGGACGCAGGTTTACCGTGATCCCGCCACGCATTGGGATTTGTACGAACTGGCCGAGAAGCTGGTGGACCTGGAATACCATTTCCAGCGCTGGCGCTTCGGCCATCTCAAGACTGTGGAGAGGATCATCGGCTTCAAGAAAGGCACGGGCGGCACGGCGGGCGTGCCCTATCTGGAAAGCGTGCTGAAGAAGGGCTTCTTTCCCGAATTGCTCGCCGTGAGGACGGAACTTTGACCGATTTGCGTAAGGAAGCCGCCCGCCTCGATGCCTCCGACACGCTGCGCGAGTGCCGCGCGCTGTTCGAGATTGCCGATGACGTCGCCTATTTCGACGGCAATTCTCTGGGCGCTTTGCCCAAGGCCGCGCCCGCCCGCATTGCCGAAGTCGTGCAGAGCGAATGGGGTCAGCGCCTGATTTCCAGCTGGAACGATGCCGATGGCGAGGGTGCCGGCTGGATCGACCTGCCCCAGCGCATCGGCGCGAAGATCGCTCCGCTTATCGGCGCGCGACGCGGCGAAGTCATCGTAGCCGACAGCGTCTCGATCAACCTGTTCAAGCTGATCTCGGCGGCGCTGGCGATGCGTCCCGGCCGCAAGGTCGTGCTGTCCGAACCCGGCAATTTCCCGACCGATCTCTACATGGTCGAGGGGCTGGAAATGCAAGACCTCGCCGAGCGATGTCTGGCAGAGCGCGCCGACATCGAAGCGGCGCTGGACGACAATGTCGCGCTGCTGATGCTGACCCATGTCCATTACAAGACAGGCGAAATGTTCGACATGGCGCGCCTGACGAAGGCCGCGCATGACGCGGGCGCGCTGGTGCTGTGGGACTTGTCGCACAGCGTGGGCGCCGTGCCGGTAGATCTGAACGCGGTGGGCGCGGATTTTGCGGTCGGTTGCGGCTATAAATATCTCAATGGCGGCCCCGGCGCGCCTGCCTTTGCCTTCGTCGCTGAGCGGCACCAACAAGCATTGAAACAGCCATTGAGCGGCTGGATGGGCCACGCACGCCCCTTCGATTTCACCGACGATTACGAACCGGCTCCGGGTATCGACCGCCTGCTATGCGGTACCCCGCAAATCCTCTCCATGAGCGCGCTGGAAGTTGGCGTGGACCTTATGGCGGGCATCGGGGTGGATGCGCTGGTTGCGAAAAGCCGTGCGCTGTCCGAATTCACGCGCGAAGCAATGGCGCAGGTGGTGCCGGAACTCGAATGCGTCTCACCCGCCGATCCCGAAACGCGCGGCAGCCAGCTGTCATGGCGTCACGCGGATGCCTACGCGCTGTGCCAAGCGCTGATTGCCCGCAGGATCATCGGCGATTTCCGCGCGCCGGACGTTCTGCGCATGGGCTTTGCGCCCGCCTATGTCCGCTACGTCGATTGCGCGCGGCTGGTGACCGAATTGCGCGATATCTTGGACAGCGGGGAATGGCGGAAGGTTGAGTATGCGCAGCGTGGGGCGGTGACTTGAACAGGGTGGCGCCAGAGAAATCCTCATCGTCACCCCGGACTTGATCCAAGGTCCAGCTTACTTCCATGTCCGGTGACAAAAAGCGGGATCCCGGATCAAGTCCGGGATGACGTTTGAGTAAGGCCATTCCTAACTCGAAGAACGGTCTGCTGCATACATCAGAGGGTCGGCTTAATGCCGCTTCGGCGCTCCAACTCGCGCCTACGCCTCCAGCTCGATGTCCCAATAGAGCCAGTCCCGCCATGTCTCGTGCAGGAAATTTGGCGGGAAACGCTTACCATGCTGCTGCAACTGCCAGCTGGTCGGTCGGATCGGCTTCATGCTCAGCGCCATATGGGCCTGCTGCGGTGTGCGCCCACCCTTCTTCATGTTGCATGGCGCGCAAGCGGTAGCGATATTTTCCCACGTCGTTTTCCCGCCGAGGCGGCGTGGAATGACATGGTCGTAGGTCAGGTCTTTCTGGCTGCCGCAATACTGGCAGGAAAAGCGATCGCGCAGGAACAGGTTGAAGCGGGTGAAGGCGGGAAATTCGCTCGGCTTTACATATTGCCGCAGCGCGATGACACTCGGCACCTTCATGTCCAGCGTTTGCGAATGAACGGCGCGGTCGTAGCTCGCCACGATATCGACGCGCTCGAGGAACACCGCCTTGATCGCTGTCTGCCACGGCCACAGGCTGAGCGGGTAATAGGACAGCGGCGTGTAATCGGCATTGAGCACCAGCGCCGGGCAGCTTTCGAGATTGCGTTCGGGATCATCCGCGGAAGAGCGGAAATTGGCGGCCCGTTCGAGCAGTTCGGCTTTGAACACAGCTGCGTTCTCCGTTGCTTGACCTGACCCTGCATTTGCATCCGAAAACGTCAACCCTGTTACAGACAGGCTTTCCACAGGCTTTTCCACGTCAGCGGGCTGTGCAATGGCGGCGAACAGGATGATCGTCACCCGCTTCGCCCCCAGCCCGAATGGCCCGCTGCATCTCGGCCATGCCTATTCGGCAGTAAAGGCGCATGATCTGGCGCGCGCGGCGGGCGGCCGCTTCCTGCTGCGTATCGAGGATATCGACGGGGCGCGGTCCCGGGCCGAACTGGCAGACGAATTCCGCCGCGATCTCGAATGGCTTGGCCTGGAATGGGAAGAGGTGCCCGCGCAATCCACCCGGCTGGACAGCTACGAAGCCGCCGCGCGCGATCTGATGGCGCGCGGGCTGCTCTATCGCTGCACCTGCACCCGCGCCGAGATCGAGGCGCTGGAGCCGACGATCGGCCCCGAAGGCTTGATCTATCCCGGCACATGCAAGGGCAAGGCGTTCGACCCGTCACGCCCTTCCGCGCTGCGATTAAACATAGAGGCGGCGCTCGCAGAGACTGGGCCGCTGGAATGGGAAGATGAGCGTGCCGGGGTCGTTACCGCAGACCCGCGCCAGTTCGGCGACGTAGTCCTCGTGCGCAAGGATGCACCTGCCAGCTATCACCTTGCCGCGACGCTGGACGACGCAGCCGATGGCGTGACGCTGGTAACGCGCGGCGCGGACCTCGTATTCGCCAGCCACATCCATCGACTGCTGCAGGCGCTGCTGGGCTTGCCCGTGCCGCGCTGGCACCATCATGCCCTGCTGGTGGAAGCGGATGGCCGGAAGCTGGCCAAGAGCCGTCGTTCCGGAGAGCGCGGCTACGGCCTTGCCGAGATGCGCGAAGCGGGCGAAGATGGGCGGATCGTGGCGGAGAAACTGCGCCTAGACCAAATACCGCATGGCATTTCCCTCTCCCGATACCCACCTGACGGCACATGAACACATTTCTCGTCATCCTCATCATCCTCCT
This sequence is a window from Aurantiacibacter gangjinensis. Protein-coding genes within it:
- a CDS encoding DUF4112 domain-containing protein, which translates into the protein MTADMPLGNDPLSIRRRIEMMEKVLERSFVIPGINRPVGLDGIIGLVPVVGDVISMAMGAYIVWEARNLGLPKWKLLRMAGNVAFDSAVGAVPVAGDLFDFMFRSNTRNLRIIKKHLDKHHPADRIIEQ
- a CDS encoding tryptophan 2,3-dioxygenase: MASDVTYSSYLDLERILSAQHPASQAHDEFLFIIVHQASELWLKLCLHELEAARELVIADNLGPAFKMLSRVAQAQRQLISSWDVLATMTPHEYSLIRPHLGGSSGFQSAQYRLMEFILGGRNPDMVTMHEATPEVAAKLKAELDRPSLYGETLRLLRRRGFDIPVKLVESELRAPHEPIDAVTAAWTQVYRDPATHWDLYELAEKLVDLEYHFQRWRFGHLKTVERIIGFKKGTGGTAGVPYLESVLKKGFFPELLAVRTEL
- the kynU gene encoding kynureninase, which gives rise to MRKEAARLDASDTLRECRALFEIADDVAYFDGNSLGALPKAAPARIAEVVQSEWGQRLISSWNDADGEGAGWIDLPQRIGAKIAPLIGARRGEVIVADSVSINLFKLISAALAMRPGRKVVLSEPGNFPTDLYMVEGLEMQDLAERCLAERADIEAALDDNVALLMLTHVHYKTGEMFDMARLTKAAHDAGALVLWDLSHSVGAVPVDLNAVGADFAVGCGYKYLNGGPGAPAFAFVAERHQQALKQPLSGWMGHARPFDFTDDYEPAPGIDRLLCGTPQILSMSALEVGVDLMAGIGVDALVAKSRALSEFTREAMAQVVPELECVSPADPETRGSQLSWRHADAYALCQALIARRIIGDFRAPDVLRMGFAPAYVRYVDCARLVTELRDILDSGEWRKVEYAQRGAVT
- a CDS encoding HNH endonuclease, which gives rise to MLERAANFRSSADDPERNLESCPALVLNADYTPLSYYPLSLWPWQTAIKAVFLERVDIVASYDRAVHSQTLDMKVPSVIALRQYVKPSEFPAFTRFNLFLRDRFSCQYCGSQKDLTYDHVIPRRLGGKTTWENIATACAPCNMKKGGRTPQQAHMALSMKPIRPTSWQLQQHGKRFPPNFLHETWRDWLYWDIELEA
- the gluQRS gene encoding tRNA glutamyl-Q(34) synthetase GluQRS, with the translated sequence MIVTRFAPSPNGPLHLGHAYSAVKAHDLARAAGGRFLLRIEDIDGARSRAELADEFRRDLEWLGLEWEEVPAQSTRLDSYEAAARDLMARGLLYRCTCTRAEIEALEPTIGPEGLIYPGTCKGKAFDPSRPSALRLNIEAALAETGPLEWEDERAGVVTADPRQFGDVVLVRKDAPASYHLAATLDDAADGVTLVTRGADLVFASHIHRLLQALLGLPVPRWHHHALLVEADGRKLAKSRRSGERGYGLAEMREAGEDGRIVAEKLRLDQIPHGISLSRYPPDGT